One stretch of Micromonospora echinospora DNA includes these proteins:
- a CDS encoding carbohydrate ABC transporter permease has protein sequence MTAAVSTGRRRPVRPARVALHLFLGTVAVGWLFPILWAVLTSFRSYEYTAANGYVSLGGWTVDNYVTAWRTAEFGKHFLNSAYITVPAVLLTLFLASCVAFVIARFSWKLNIALLGLFTAANLLPQQALLIPLFRMFTEIPLPAWMSDSELLYDSYWGLILVNVAFQCGFCVFVLSNYMKALPHELYEAAMVDGANVWRQYWQVTMPLCRPALAALATLEVTWIYNEFFWATVLMRTGDKFPVTSSLNNLRGEFFTDNNLVSAGSVLVAIPTLVIFFLLQKQFVRGLTLGASKG, from the coding sequence ATGACCGCCGCAGTCTCCACCGGCCGCCGCCGCCCCGTGCGGCCCGCCCGGGTCGCCCTGCACCTGTTCCTGGGTACGGTCGCAGTGGGCTGGCTGTTCCCGATCCTGTGGGCGGTGCTCACCTCGTTCCGCTCCTACGAGTACACGGCAGCCAACGGCTACGTGTCCCTCGGCGGCTGGACTGTCGACAACTACGTCACCGCGTGGCGTACCGCCGAGTTCGGCAAGCACTTCCTCAACTCGGCCTACATCACCGTCCCGGCGGTGCTGCTCACGCTCTTCCTCGCCTCGTGCGTGGCGTTCGTGATCGCCCGGTTCAGCTGGAAGCTCAACATCGCGCTGCTCGGCCTGTTCACCGCGGCGAACCTGCTGCCGCAGCAGGCGCTGCTCATCCCGCTGTTCCGGATGTTCACCGAGATCCCGCTGCCGGCCTGGATGAGCGACTCGGAGCTGCTCTACGACAGCTACTGGGGACTGATCCTGGTGAACGTCGCGTTCCAGTGCGGCTTCTGCGTGTTCGTGCTGAGCAACTACATGAAGGCGCTGCCGCACGAGCTGTACGAGGCCGCGATGGTCGACGGGGCGAACGTGTGGCGGCAGTACTGGCAGGTGACGATGCCGCTGTGCCGCCCGGCGCTCGCCGCGCTGGCGACGCTGGAGGTCACCTGGATCTACAACGAGTTCTTCTGGGCCACAGTGCTCATGCGTACCGGCGACAAGTTCCCGGTCACCAGCTCGCTGAACAACCTGCGCGGCGAGTTCTTCACCGACAACAACCTGGTCTCGGCCGGTTCGGTGCTGGTCGCGATCCCCACCCTGGTGATCTTCTTCCTGCTCCAGAAGCAGTTCGTCCGGGGTCTGACGCTGGGAGCCTCCAAGGGATGA
- a CDS encoding carbohydrate ABC transporter permease translates to MSDLPLIQADRAVPPPAATTTKGGRGRRLRLLSRTDRVVITLMVLVPLLLVAGLVWLPAVATVLLSGTNWDGIGPISEIEWVGVKNYDDVVNIYPPFVPAVQNNLLWLAALFVVATPFGMFLAVLLDKEIRGSRFYQTALYLPVVLSLALIGFVWQLIYSRDQGLLNGVFGGETDWYGDPNVNIWAVLVAAGWRHVGYIMLLYLAGLKGVDPSLREAAAVDGSSETSTFFRVVFPVMRPINIIVLVVTVIESLRAFDLVWVINKGRNGLELISALVTQNVVGEASRIGFGSALATIMLAVSLVFITIYLWTVMREGKR, encoded by the coding sequence ATGTCCGACCTGCCCCTGATCCAAGCGGATCGCGCCGTGCCGCCGCCGGCCGCGACCACCACCAAGGGTGGTCGCGGTCGTCGGCTACGGCTCCTGTCCCGCACCGACCGCGTGGTCATCACGCTCATGGTGCTGGTACCCCTGCTGCTCGTCGCCGGCCTGGTCTGGCTGCCCGCGGTGGCGACGGTGCTGCTCTCCGGCACGAACTGGGACGGCATCGGCCCGATCTCCGAGATCGAGTGGGTCGGCGTCAAGAACTACGACGACGTGGTGAACATCTACCCGCCGTTCGTCCCCGCGGTGCAGAACAACCTGCTCTGGCTGGCCGCGCTGTTCGTGGTGGCCACCCCGTTCGGCATGTTCCTCGCCGTGCTGCTCGACAAGGAGATTCGCGGCAGCCGCTTCTACCAGACCGCGCTCTACCTGCCGGTGGTGCTGTCGCTGGCGCTCATCGGCTTCGTCTGGCAGCTCATCTACAGCCGCGACCAGGGGCTGCTCAACGGCGTGTTCGGCGGCGAGACCGACTGGTACGGGGACCCCAACGTCAACATCTGGGCCGTACTGGTGGCGGCCGGCTGGAGGCACGTCGGCTACATCATGCTGCTCTACCTGGCCGGCCTCAAGGGCGTCGACCCGTCGTTGCGGGAGGCCGCCGCGGTCGACGGCTCCTCGGAGACCAGCACGTTCTTCCGGGTCGTCTTCCCGGTGATGCGGCCGATCAACATCATCGTGCTGGTGGTGACAGTGATCGAGTCGTTGCGCGCGTTCGACCTGGTCTGGGTCATCAACAAGGGCCGCAACGGGCTGGAGCTGATCTCCGCGCTGGTCACCCAGAACGTGGTCGGCGAGGCCAGCCGGATCGGCTTCGGCTCCGCGCTGGCGACGATCATGCTGGCCGTCTCGCTCGTCTTCATCACCATCTACCTCTGGACCGTGATGCGGGAGGGCAAGCGATGA
- a CDS encoding ABC transporter substrate-binding protein, whose amino-acid sequence MSRPRSQAEYLARLVPPSVAGLNRRSLLAGAAGAGALLGTGLLAGCGDSDSGSGGDAKSVSLGSNQSDPKPKDVVAKVMDGFKTSSGVTVNINTVDHNTFQENINNYLQGKPDDVFTWFAGYRMRFFAAKGLAGDLSDVWGKLDGYSEAFKKASTGDDGKQYFVPASYYPWAVFYRKSVWQQRGYQVPKTLDDLNTLGAQMKKDGLNPIAFADKDGWPAMGTFDILNLRINGYQFHIDLMAGKEAWTSDKVKKVFDTWAGLLPLHQPDSLGRTWQEAAQSLQQKKSGMYLLGLFVGQQFSGADLEDLDFFTFPEVDSTIGAKALDAPIDGYMMARKPKSKDAAEKLLTYLGSKEAADITVKNDPSTLVANSGANTGAYTALQKKAAELVGSATEIAQFLDRDTRPDFASTVMIPALQQFIKDPKDISGLLTSIENQKKSIFTS is encoded by the coding sequence ATGTCCCGTCCCCGCTCGCAAGCCGAATACCTCGCCCGGCTCGTACCCCCGTCCGTCGCCGGTCTGAACCGGCGCTCGCTGCTCGCCGGCGCGGCCGGCGCGGGGGCGCTGCTCGGCACCGGGCTGCTCGCCGGCTGCGGCGACTCCGACTCCGGATCGGGCGGTGACGCCAAGAGCGTCTCGCTCGGCTCCAACCAGTCCGACCCGAAACCCAAGGACGTCGTCGCGAAGGTGATGGACGGCTTCAAGACGTCCTCCGGGGTGACCGTCAACATCAACACGGTCGACCACAACACGTTCCAGGAGAACATCAACAACTACCTGCAGGGCAAGCCGGACGACGTGTTCACCTGGTTCGCCGGGTACCGGATGCGCTTCTTCGCCGCAAAGGGCCTGGCCGGCGACCTCAGCGACGTGTGGGGCAAGCTCGACGGCTACTCCGAGGCGTTCAAGAAGGCATCCACAGGCGACGACGGCAAGCAGTACTTCGTGCCCGCGTCGTACTACCCGTGGGCCGTCTTCTACCGCAAGTCGGTGTGGCAGCAGCGCGGCTACCAGGTGCCCAAGACGCTCGACGACCTGAACACGCTCGGCGCGCAGATGAAGAAGGACGGGCTGAACCCGATCGCCTTCGCCGACAAGGACGGCTGGCCGGCGATGGGCACGTTCGACATCCTCAACCTGCGGATCAACGGCTACCAGTTCCACATCGACCTGATGGCCGGCAAGGAGGCGTGGACCTCCGACAAGGTGAAGAAGGTCTTCGACACCTGGGCCGGGCTGCTCCCCCTGCACCAGCCGGACTCGCTCGGCCGCACCTGGCAGGAGGCCGCCCAGTCGCTGCAGCAGAAGAAGAGCGGCATGTACCTGCTCGGCCTGTTCGTCGGCCAGCAGTTCAGCGGCGCGGACCTGGAGGACCTGGACTTCTTCACGTTCCCCGAGGTCGACTCCACCATCGGCGCGAAGGCCCTGGACGCCCCGATCGACGGCTACATGATGGCCCGCAAGCCGAAGTCCAAGGACGCGGCGGAGAAGCTGCTGACGTACCTGGGCTCCAAGGAGGCGGCGGACATCACGGTCAAGAACGACCCGAGCACGCTCGTCGCCAACAGCGGCGCGAACACCGGCGCCTACACCGCGCTGCAGAAGAAGGCGGCCGAGCTGGTCGGCTCCGCCACCGAGATCGCCCAGTTCCTCGATCGCGACACCCGGCCGGACTTCGCCTCCACCGTGATGATCCCGGCGTTGCAGCAGTTCATCAAGGACCCGAAGGACATCAGCGGGCTGCTCACCAGCATCGAGAACCAGAAGAAGTCGATCTTCACCAGCTGA
- a CDS encoding beta-galactosidase gives MRNWHGEGIWYGADYNPEQWPEQTWAEDVELMRRAGVNLVSVGIFSWALLEPAPGRYVFDWLDRAIDLLHDGGIGVDLATATASPPPWLAHRHPETLPRRADGAVLWPGGRQAYCPSSPVFRDHSLALVEAVARRYARHPAVVLWHVSNELGCHNVHCYCDVSAEAFRGWLRERYGDLDSLNAAWGTAFWSQRYHDWDEINPPRTAPTFANPTQQLDFLRFSSDEQRAQLRAERELLNRLVPQPVTTNFMIGTGIKYLDYHSWASDVDVVANDHYLTAADPQPHVNLALAADHTRGVAGGAPWLLMEHSTSAVNWQPRNVAKTPGQMRRNSLAHVARGADGVLFFQWRASRAGAEKFHSALVPHAGPDTKVFREVCRLGADLRALAEVRGSHVDADVAILFDYEAWWGVELDSHPSVDVTYTDRLSALHGALWRAGVTADVVHPSADLSRYRLVVVPTLYLTRDADADALRRFVEAGGTALVTYFSGIVDEHDHIRLGGYPGAYRDLLGVRVEEFFPLRAGETVRLDDGARADVWTEWLHAEGAEVLAAYADGPLPGVPALTRNAVGAGAAWYVGTRLDDDATDRLVARLLAETGVRPPVDAPAGVEVVRRRSAADRSWLFVINHTTEPARLPVTGVELLGGARCDGELEVPAGEVAVVREEPAPPPATA, from the coding sequence ATGCGGAACTGGCACGGCGAGGGCATCTGGTACGGCGCCGACTACAACCCGGAGCAGTGGCCCGAGCAGACGTGGGCCGAGGACGTCGAACTCATGCGACGGGCCGGGGTCAACCTGGTCTCGGTCGGCATCTTCTCCTGGGCGCTGCTGGAACCCGCCCCCGGCCGGTACGTCTTCGACTGGCTGGACCGGGCGATCGACCTGCTGCACGACGGCGGCATCGGCGTCGACCTGGCCACCGCCACCGCCAGCCCGCCACCGTGGCTGGCGCACCGGCACCCGGAGACGCTGCCCCGCCGCGCCGACGGCGCGGTGCTCTGGCCCGGCGGCCGGCAGGCGTACTGCCCCAGTTCGCCGGTGTTCCGCGACCACTCGCTCGCCCTTGTCGAGGCGGTCGCCCGGCGGTACGCGCGGCACCCCGCCGTCGTGCTCTGGCACGTCTCCAACGAACTCGGCTGCCACAACGTGCACTGCTACTGCGACGTCAGCGCCGAGGCGTTCCGCGGCTGGCTGCGCGAGCGCTACGGCGACCTGGACTCGCTCAACGCGGCCTGGGGCACCGCGTTCTGGAGCCAGCGCTACCACGACTGGGACGAGATCAACCCGCCGCGTACCGCGCCGACGTTCGCCAACCCGACGCAGCAGCTGGACTTCCTGCGGTTCTCCTCCGACGAGCAGCGCGCCCAGCTGCGCGCCGAGCGGGAACTGCTGAACCGGCTCGTCCCGCAGCCGGTCACCACGAACTTCATGATCGGCACCGGCATCAAGTACCTGGACTACCACTCCTGGGCCTCCGACGTGGACGTGGTCGCAAACGACCACTACCTCACCGCCGCCGACCCGCAGCCGCACGTCAACCTCGCGCTGGCCGCCGACCACACCCGGGGCGTCGCGGGCGGCGCGCCGTGGCTGCTGATGGAGCACTCCACCAGCGCCGTCAACTGGCAGCCCCGCAACGTGGCCAAGACGCCGGGCCAGATGCGCCGCAACAGCCTCGCCCACGTGGCGCGCGGCGCCGACGGGGTGCTGTTCTTCCAGTGGCGGGCCTCCCGGGCCGGCGCCGAGAAGTTCCACTCCGCGCTGGTCCCGCACGCCGGCCCGGACACCAAGGTGTTCCGCGAGGTCTGCCGGCTCGGCGCCGACCTGCGCGCGCTGGCGGAGGTACGCGGCAGCCACGTCGACGCCGACGTGGCGATCCTGTTCGACTACGAGGCGTGGTGGGGCGTCGAACTGGACTCCCATCCGAGCGTCGACGTCACCTACACCGACCGGTTGTCCGCGCTGCACGGCGCGCTCTGGCGGGCCGGGGTCACCGCCGACGTGGTGCACCCCTCGGCCGACCTGTCCCGCTACCGGCTCGTCGTGGTGCCCACGCTCTACCTCACCCGCGACGCCGACGCCGACGCGCTGCGCCGGTTCGTGGAGGCCGGCGGCACCGCCCTGGTCACCTACTTCAGCGGCATCGTCGACGAGCACGACCACATCCGGCTCGGCGGCTACCCCGGCGCGTACCGCGACCTGCTCGGCGTACGCGTCGAGGAGTTCTTCCCGCTGCGGGCCGGCGAGACGGTACGCCTCGACGACGGCGCCCGCGCCGACGTGTGGACCGAGTGGCTGCACGCCGAGGGCGCCGAGGTGCTCGCCGCGTACGCCGACGGGCCCCTGCCCGGCGTGCCGGCGCTGACCCGCAACGCCGTCGGCGCGGGTGCCGCCTGGTACGTCGGCACCCGGCTCGACGACGACGCCACCGACCGGCTGGTGGCCCGGCTGCTCGCCGAGACCGGCGTCCGGCCGCCGGTGGACGCGCCGGCCGGAGTGGAGGTGGTCCGCCGCCGCTCGGCGGCGGACCGGAGCTGGCTGTTCGTGATCAACCACACCACCGAGCCGGCCCGGCTGCCGGTCACCGGCGTCGAGCTGCTCGGCGGCGCCCGCTGCGACGGCGAGCTGGAGGTGCCGGCGGGGGAGGTGGCGGTGGTCCGCGAGGAGCCCGCGCCGCCACCCGCGACCGCCTGA
- a CDS encoding DeoR/GlpR family DNA-binding transcription regulator yields MLAQQRQSAILELIRQRGGVRVSHLVSRFGVSDMTIRRDLEVLADRGLIDKVHGGATLAGPGSTEEPGFAAKSVRQQAEKRAIVERAAGLVEPGMAVALSAGTTTAALAARLAEVRGLTVVTNSIPVADALYQNPRTDQTVVLTGGIRTPSDALTGPVAEAAIAALNVDLLFLGVHGMSPRTGFTTPNLLEAAVNRRLIGAARRLVVLADHTKWETIGIATIAPLEEADVLITDTGLLPEARRQLGEQVGELVVVRAD; encoded by the coding sequence ATGCTCGCCCAGCAACGGCAGAGCGCCATCCTGGAGTTGATCCGCCAGCGTGGTGGCGTCCGGGTCAGTCACCTGGTCAGCCGCTTCGGGGTGTCCGACATGACGATCCGCCGCGACCTGGAGGTGCTGGCCGACCGCGGCCTGATCGACAAGGTGCACGGCGGCGCGACGCTGGCCGGACCCGGCTCCACGGAGGAGCCCGGCTTCGCCGCCAAGTCGGTCCGGCAGCAGGCCGAGAAACGCGCCATCGTGGAGCGTGCCGCCGGCCTGGTCGAGCCGGGGATGGCGGTCGCGCTCTCCGCCGGCACCACCACCGCCGCGCTGGCCGCCCGGCTGGCCGAGGTACGCGGGCTCACAGTGGTCACCAACTCGATCCCGGTCGCCGACGCGCTCTACCAGAACCCCCGGACCGACCAGACCGTCGTGCTGACCGGCGGCATCCGTACCCCCTCGGACGCGCTGACCGGACCGGTCGCCGAGGCGGCGATCGCCGCGCTCAACGTCGACCTGCTCTTCCTCGGCGTGCACGGGATGAGCCCGCGTACCGGGTTCACCACCCCGAACCTGCTGGAGGCGGCGGTGAACCGGCGGCTCATCGGCGCCGCCCGGCGGCTGGTGGTGCTCGCCGACCACACCAAGTGGGAGACGATCGGCATCGCCACGATCGCCCCGCTGGAGGAGGCCGACGTGCTCATCACCGACACCGGCCTGTTGCCGGAGGCGCGCCGGCAACTCGGTGAGCAGGTGGGCGAGCTGGTGGTGGTGCGAGCGGACTGA
- a CDS encoding response regulator transcription factor translates to MEAVDMTLEIRGLLVDDEAGNTPVIRDSMNLEFEEIGMKVSWTVASDATSARKTIRDEPTFEFAIVDYGLGEGQQNGIAVVEALRARGADTYVLVITGLGNHYPNFREEAIRAGADEAVIRSILNMGRQGGMTFRDLANKVRLHVARKRDFEGLKVTFTDDDLALESTLHQVGSPNPPGADSVAIGKDIVRSLALDCLAPDYRPGATALAVGYLAPGRSGAYVCRVDHQEGRATTSYVLKIGLDRRALEFELAANKKALHLLGAGDLVGFSGQIRSHQESGYHAIAARLATGAHTLADWLDDATQEEAEHVARILFGSQLIKLFAPGQRETRPFDEWLAATPVLRLRVLDTLTLYGDMLATVRAEAGEAPGEPAACDILTTFVNQGVLPGGLRPEGTTTYIDAFGDLHSTNVLVYPAPDNRPVLVDASMYGPHHWATDAARLVVDLVLSVRRAGVASLDWADTTEVSAYIAGLCRTARSRRHVPPADSVDAFIGHVVDNLPTYVNAEKLQMTSEQWHWQWHAALAKELIRQGTRAGLPAPRAAAALSAAVRQLTFAADAFSRIDYAGRTAAVPPPACAAAEPDVTVPRPRAGGSGAEPGTDAQPRRS, encoded by the coding sequence GTGGAGGCTGTCGACATGACGCTGGAGATCCGAGGGCTGCTGGTCGACGACGAAGCCGGCAACACCCCCGTCATCCGCGACTCCATGAACCTGGAGTTCGAGGAGATCGGGATGAAGGTCAGCTGGACAGTCGCCTCGGACGCGACCTCTGCGCGCAAGACGATCCGGGACGAGCCGACGTTCGAGTTCGCCATCGTCGACTACGGCCTGGGTGAGGGCCAGCAGAACGGCATCGCGGTCGTGGAGGCGCTGCGGGCGCGGGGCGCGGACACCTACGTCCTCGTCATCACCGGTCTCGGAAACCACTATCCGAACTTCCGGGAGGAGGCGATCAGAGCCGGCGCGGACGAGGCGGTCATCCGGTCCATCCTCAACATGGGCCGCCAGGGCGGCATGACCTTCCGCGACCTGGCGAACAAGGTTCGTCTGCACGTGGCCCGCAAGCGTGACTTCGAAGGGCTGAAGGTCACCTTCACCGACGACGATCTCGCGCTGGAATCGACCCTGCACCAGGTCGGCAGCCCGAATCCACCAGGGGCGGACTCGGTGGCCATCGGCAAGGACATCGTGCGCAGTCTGGCCCTGGACTGCCTCGCCCCCGACTACCGGCCCGGGGCGACGGCGCTCGCCGTCGGCTACCTGGCGCCGGGGCGGTCCGGCGCGTACGTGTGCCGGGTCGATCATCAAGAGGGGCGGGCCACCACCTCGTACGTCCTGAAGATCGGACTCGACCGGCGCGCGCTCGAGTTCGAACTCGCGGCCAACAAGAAGGCGTTGCACCTGCTCGGCGCGGGTGACCTCGTCGGCTTCTCCGGTCAGATCCGCAGCCACCAGGAGTCCGGCTATCACGCCATCGCCGCGCGGCTGGCCACCGGCGCGCACACCCTGGCCGACTGGCTGGACGATGCCACCCAGGAAGAGGCGGAACACGTGGCCCGCATCCTCTTCGGATCTCAGCTGATCAAGCTGTTCGCCCCCGGGCAGCGAGAGACGAGACCGTTCGACGAATGGCTCGCCGCGACGCCGGTACTGCGCCTGCGGGTGCTCGACACGCTGACCCTGTACGGCGACATGCTGGCGACCGTGCGGGCGGAGGCAGGCGAGGCGCCCGGCGAACCGGCGGCCTGCGACATCCTCACCACCTTCGTCAACCAGGGCGTCCTGCCCGGCGGGCTGCGTCCCGAAGGGACCACGACGTACATCGACGCCTTCGGCGACCTGCACTCCACGAACGTCCTCGTGTATCCCGCCCCGGACAACCGGCCCGTGCTGGTGGACGCCTCCATGTACGGGCCGCACCACTGGGCCACTGACGCGGCCCGGCTGGTGGTGGATCTCGTCCTTTCCGTGCGGCGGGCGGGGGTGGCCTCGCTGGACTGGGCGGACACGACCGAGGTGTCGGCGTACATTGCCGGCCTGTGCCGGACCGCCAGGTCCAGACGACACGTCCCGCCGGCCGATTCGGTCGACGCCTTCATCGGTCACGTGGTCGACAACCTGCCGACGTACGTCAACGCGGAGAAGCTGCAGATGACCAGCGAACAGTGGCACTGGCAGTGGCACGCCGCGTTGGCCAAGGAGTTGATCCGCCAGGGCACCCGGGCCGGACTGCCCGCTCCGCGGGCGGCGGCGGCGCTGAGCGCCGCGGTGCGGCAGCTGACCTTCGCGGCGGACGCCTTCAGCCGGATCGACTACGCCGGCCGGACCGCTGCCGTACCGCCGCCCGCCTGCGCGGCGGCCGAGCCAGATGTCACAGTGCCCCGACCGAGAGCAGGCGGGTCCGGCGCCGAGCCGGGAACGGACGCGCAACCCCGACGGTCCTGA
- a CDS encoding sporulation protein, with amino-acid sequence MVFKKMLSAFGVGGPSVDTVLTNPNTRPGLTLDGHVNLVGGDSPARIEQINLGLVTRVEIESGDHDYAGVMEFHRLPVSGAFELAPKQQLSIPFQMPVPWETPITDVYGQRLHGMTMGLRTELAVARAVDKSDLDQVSVHPLPVHERILEAFQALGFRFKHADLERGHIYGVPQTLPFYQEIEFFAAPQYAQTVTEVELTFVTSQQGVEVILECDKRGGFLSPGHDVFGRYSIPHTDAGRTDWVQVVDGWLRETTGRYGSMRAQGFGMPHGGHGYPGQRGYAGHGRRGPGMGGVVAGAALGVAGGLVAGEMLEGAFEGGDDFGDFGEE; translated from the coding sequence ATGGTCTTCAAGAAAATGTTGAGCGCGTTCGGCGTGGGTGGCCCGAGCGTCGACACGGTGCTCACCAACCCGAACACCCGGCCCGGACTGACCCTGGACGGTCACGTCAACCTGGTCGGCGGCGACAGCCCGGCACGGATCGAGCAGATCAACCTCGGCCTGGTCACCCGCGTCGAGATCGAGAGCGGCGACCACGACTACGCGGGCGTCATGGAGTTCCACCGGCTGCCCGTCAGCGGTGCGTTCGAGTTGGCGCCGAAGCAGCAGCTGTCGATCCCGTTCCAGATGCCGGTGCCGTGGGAGACCCCGATCACCGACGTCTACGGCCAGCGGCTGCACGGCATGACCATGGGGCTGCGTACCGAACTGGCGGTGGCCCGCGCGGTCGACAAGTCCGACCTGGACCAGGTGTCGGTGCACCCGCTGCCGGTCCACGAGCGCATCCTGGAGGCGTTCCAGGCGCTCGGCTTCCGGTTCAAGCACGCCGACCTGGAGCGGGGCCACATCTACGGCGTGCCGCAGACGCTGCCGTTCTACCAGGAGATCGAGTTCTTCGCCGCGCCGCAGTACGCGCAGACGGTCACCGAGGTCGAGCTGACGTTCGTGACCAGCCAGCAGGGCGTCGAGGTGATCCTGGAGTGCGACAAGCGGGGCGGCTTCCTCAGCCCCGGGCACGACGTCTTCGGGCGGTACTCGATCCCGCACACCGACGCCGGCCGTACCGACTGGGTGCAGGTCGTCGACGGCTGGCTGCGGGAGACCACCGGCCGTTACGGCAGCATGCGCGCCCAGGGCTTCGGCATGCCGCACGGCGGCCACGGCTACCCGGGTCAGCGCGGCTACGCCGGCCACGGGCGCCGCGGCCCGGGCATGGGCGGCGTGGTCGCGGGTGCCGCGCTGGGCGTCGCCGGCGGCCTGGTCGCCGGTGAGATGCTCGAGGGCGCCTTCGAGGGCGGCGACGACTTCGGGGACTTCGGCGAGGAGTGA